A single genomic interval of Arachis duranensis cultivar V14167 chromosome 7, aradu.V14167.gnm2.J7QH, whole genome shotgun sequence harbors:
- the LOC107459245 gene encoding beta carbonic anhydrase 5, chloroplastic isoform X3, with product MAWSTRSRVSSFLGSEVGVMGSLFHWDTCWRTVPFSVPTNSSSAVSSRTRPWPKFMNWARMDSCYAAASFKEKQSENKDTDVRNMAEAGGEHALFGLMKQRFLSFKNHKYMKELEHFQALSKAQYPKFMVIACADSRVCPSNILGFQPGEAFMIRNIANLVPLMKVENILVIGHSSCAGIENLMKIQEDVESRSFINKWVTNGNVAKLRTKAATAHLSFAQQCRFCEKESINQSLLNMLSYPWIEDKVRSGLLSLHGGYYNFSSCTFEKWTLDFNGCTVNEESSSYAIKEQEFWS from the exons ATGGCGTGGTCAACTA GGTCCAGAGTTAGTTCATTTCTCGGATCAGAAGTAGGTGTTATGGGTTCATTATTCCATTGGGACACTTGTTGGAGGACAGTACCCTTTTCTGTTCCAACCAATTCCTCTTCTGCGGTTTCCTCAAGAACAAGGCCATGGCCAAAATTT ATGAATTGGGCAAGAATGGATTCTTGCTATGCAGCAGCATCGTTCAA GGAGAAACAATCAGAAAACAAGGATACTGATGTGCGGAATATGGCTGAAGCTGGTGGTGAGCATGCGTTATTTGGGTTGATGAAACAAAGGTTTCTGAGTTTCAAGAACCACAAATACAT GAAAGAGTTGGAGCATTTCCAAGCATTGTCTAAAGCTCAATATCCAAAG TTTATGGTGATTGCTTGTGCAGACTCTAGGGTATGTCCTTCAAATATATTAGGATTCCAACCTGGAGAAGCCTTTATGATACGCAACATTGCTAATCTTGTACCTCTAATGAAG GTAGAGAATATATTAGTCATTGGTCATAGTAGCTGTGCAGGAATTGAAAACCTGATGAAAATTCAAGAAGATGTAGAATCAAG AAGCTTCATAAACAAGTGGGTGACCAATGGGAATGTTGCAAAATTGAGGACAAAAGCAGCCACAGCTCATCTTAGCTTCGCTCAGCAATGCAGATTCTGTGAGAAG gAATCTATAAACCAGTCATTGTTGAACATGCTCAGTTATCCATGGATAGAAGATAAAGTGAGAAGTGGGTTACTTTCTCTTCATGGAGGGTACTATAATTTCTCGAGTTGCACGTTTGAGAAGTGGACCCTTGATTTTAATGGATGCACTGTCAATGAAGAAAGCAGTAGTTATGCTATCAAAGAACAAGAATTCTGGTCCTGA
- the LOC107459245 gene encoding beta carbonic anhydrase 5, chloroplastic isoform X4, with product MAWSTRSRVSSFLGSEVGVMGSLFHWDTCWRTVPFSVPTNSSSAVSSRTRPWPKFMNWARMDSCYAAASFKEKQSENKDTDVRNMAEAGGEHALFGLMKQRFLSFKNHKYMKELEHFQALSKAQYPKFMVIACADSRVCPSNILGFQPGEAFMIRNIANLVPLMKVENILVIGHSSCAGIENLMKIQEDVESSFINKWVTNGNVAKLRTKAATAHLSFAQQCRFCEKESINQSLLNMLSYPWIEDKVRSGLLSLHGGYYNFSSCTFEKWTLDFNGCTVNEESSSYAIKEQEFWS from the exons ATGGCGTGGTCAACTA GGTCCAGAGTTAGTTCATTTCTCGGATCAGAAGTAGGTGTTATGGGTTCATTATTCCATTGGGACACTTGTTGGAGGACAGTACCCTTTTCTGTTCCAACCAATTCCTCTTCTGCGGTTTCCTCAAGAACAAGGCCATGGCCAAAATTT ATGAATTGGGCAAGAATGGATTCTTGCTATGCAGCAGCATCGTTCAA GGAGAAACAATCAGAAAACAAGGATACTGATGTGCGGAATATGGCTGAAGCTGGTGGTGAGCATGCGTTATTTGGGTTGATGAAACAAAGGTTTCTGAGTTTCAAGAACCACAAATACAT GAAAGAGTTGGAGCATTTCCAAGCATTGTCTAAAGCTCAATATCCAAAG TTTATGGTGATTGCTTGTGCAGACTCTAGGGTATGTCCTTCAAATATATTAGGATTCCAACCTGGAGAAGCCTTTATGATACGCAACATTGCTAATCTTGTACCTCTAATGAAG GTAGAGAATATATTAGTCATTGGTCATAGTAGCTGTGCAGGAATTGAAAACCTGATGAAAATTCAAGAAGATGTAGAATCAAG CTTCATAAACAAGTGGGTGACCAATGGGAATGTTGCAAAATTGAGGACAAAAGCAGCCACAGCTCATCTTAGCTTCGCTCAGCAATGCAGATTCTGTGAGAAG gAATCTATAAACCAGTCATTGTTGAACATGCTCAGTTATCCATGGATAGAAGATAAAGTGAGAAGTGGGTTACTTTCTCTTCATGGAGGGTACTATAATTTCTCGAGTTGCACGTTTGAGAAGTGGACCCTTGATTTTAATGGATGCACTGTCAATGAAGAAAGCAGTAGTTATGCTATCAAAGAACAAGAATTCTGGTCCTGA
- the LOC107459245 gene encoding beta carbonic anhydrase 5, chloroplastic isoform X2 gives MAWSTRSRVSSFLGSEVGVMGSLFHWDTCWRTVPFSVPTNSSSAVSSRTRPWPKFMNWARMDSCYAAASFKEKQSENKDTDVRNMAEAGGEHALFGLMKQRFLSFKNHKYMKELEHFQALSKAQYPKFMVIACADSRVCPSNILGFQPGEAFMIRNIANLVPLMKNGPSECNAALEFAVTTLEVENILVIGHSSCAGIENLMKIQEDVESSFINKWVTNGNVAKLRTKAATAHLSFAQQCRFCEKESINQSLLNMLSYPWIEDKVRSGLLSLHGGYYNFSSCTFEKWTLDFNGCTVNEESSSYAIKEQEFWS, from the exons ATGGCGTGGTCAACTA GGTCCAGAGTTAGTTCATTTCTCGGATCAGAAGTAGGTGTTATGGGTTCATTATTCCATTGGGACACTTGTTGGAGGACAGTACCCTTTTCTGTTCCAACCAATTCCTCTTCTGCGGTTTCCTCAAGAACAAGGCCATGGCCAAAATTT ATGAATTGGGCAAGAATGGATTCTTGCTATGCAGCAGCATCGTTCAA GGAGAAACAATCAGAAAACAAGGATACTGATGTGCGGAATATGGCTGAAGCTGGTGGTGAGCATGCGTTATTTGGGTTGATGAAACAAAGGTTTCTGAGTTTCAAGAACCACAAATACAT GAAAGAGTTGGAGCATTTCCAAGCATTGTCTAAAGCTCAATATCCAAAG TTTATGGTGATTGCTTGTGCAGACTCTAGGGTATGTCCTTCAAATATATTAGGATTCCAACCTGGAGAAGCCTTTATGATACGCAACATTGCTAATCTTGTACCTCTAATGAAG AATGGACCATCAGAGTGTAATGCTGCTCTTGAGTTTGCAGTTACTACTCTAGAG GTAGAGAATATATTAGTCATTGGTCATAGTAGCTGTGCAGGAATTGAAAACCTGATGAAAATTCAAGAAGATGTAGAATCAAG CTTCATAAACAAGTGGGTGACCAATGGGAATGTTGCAAAATTGAGGACAAAAGCAGCCACAGCTCATCTTAGCTTCGCTCAGCAATGCAGATTCTGTGAGAAG gAATCTATAAACCAGTCATTGTTGAACATGCTCAGTTATCCATGGATAGAAGATAAAGTGAGAAGTGGGTTACTTTCTCTTCATGGAGGGTACTATAATTTCTCGAGTTGCACGTTTGAGAAGTGGACCCTTGATTTTAATGGATGCACTGTCAATGAAGAAAGCAGTAGTTATGCTATCAAAGAACAAGAATTCTGGTCCTGA
- the LOC107459245 gene encoding beta carbonic anhydrase 5, chloroplastic isoform X1: MAWSTRSRVSSFLGSEVGVMGSLFHWDTCWRTVPFSVPTNSSSAVSSRTRPWPKFMNWARMDSCYAAASFKEKQSENKDTDVRNMAEAGGEHALFGLMKQRFLSFKNHKYMKELEHFQALSKAQYPKFMVIACADSRVCPSNILGFQPGEAFMIRNIANLVPLMKNGPSECNAALEFAVTTLEVENILVIGHSSCAGIENLMKIQEDVESRSFINKWVTNGNVAKLRTKAATAHLSFAQQCRFCEKESINQSLLNMLSYPWIEDKVRSGLLSLHGGYYNFSSCTFEKWTLDFNGCTVNEESSSYAIKEQEFWS; encoded by the exons ATGGCGTGGTCAACTA GGTCCAGAGTTAGTTCATTTCTCGGATCAGAAGTAGGTGTTATGGGTTCATTATTCCATTGGGACACTTGTTGGAGGACAGTACCCTTTTCTGTTCCAACCAATTCCTCTTCTGCGGTTTCCTCAAGAACAAGGCCATGGCCAAAATTT ATGAATTGGGCAAGAATGGATTCTTGCTATGCAGCAGCATCGTTCAA GGAGAAACAATCAGAAAACAAGGATACTGATGTGCGGAATATGGCTGAAGCTGGTGGTGAGCATGCGTTATTTGGGTTGATGAAACAAAGGTTTCTGAGTTTCAAGAACCACAAATACAT GAAAGAGTTGGAGCATTTCCAAGCATTGTCTAAAGCTCAATATCCAAAG TTTATGGTGATTGCTTGTGCAGACTCTAGGGTATGTCCTTCAAATATATTAGGATTCCAACCTGGAGAAGCCTTTATGATACGCAACATTGCTAATCTTGTACCTCTAATGAAG AATGGACCATCAGAGTGTAATGCTGCTCTTGAGTTTGCAGTTACTACTCTAGAG GTAGAGAATATATTAGTCATTGGTCATAGTAGCTGTGCAGGAATTGAAAACCTGATGAAAATTCAAGAAGATGTAGAATCAAG AAGCTTCATAAACAAGTGGGTGACCAATGGGAATGTTGCAAAATTGAGGACAAAAGCAGCCACAGCTCATCTTAGCTTCGCTCAGCAATGCAGATTCTGTGAGAAG gAATCTATAAACCAGTCATTGTTGAACATGCTCAGTTATCCATGGATAGAAGATAAAGTGAGAAGTGGGTTACTTTCTCTTCATGGAGGGTACTATAATTTCTCGAGTTGCACGTTTGAGAAGTGGACCCTTGATTTTAATGGATGCACTGTCAATGAAGAAAGCAGTAGTTATGCTATCAAAGAACAAGAATTCTGGTCCTGA